One genomic region from Leptospira tipperaryensis encodes:
- a CDS encoding RNA recognition motif domain-containing protein yields MNIYIGNLAYQATEDDLRKAFESFGEVTSVRIITDKLSGKSRGLAFVEMANKDEGNAAIDGLNGTQIRGREIKVNEALPKKPFPEKSRSRY; encoded by the coding sequence ATGAACATTTACATAGGCAACCTCGCCTATCAGGCAACCGAAGACGATCTCCGAAAAGCTTTTGAATCTTTTGGAGAAGTAACCTCTGTACGCATCATCACTGATAAACTTTCCGGCAAATCCCGGGGACTGGCTTTCGTGGAAATGGCGAACAAAGACGAAGGAAATGCGGCGATTGACGGCTTAAACGGAACTCAGATCCGTGGAAGAGAAATCAAAGTCAACGAAGCCCTTCCTAAGAAACCTTTTCCAGAAAAATCTCGATCTAGATATTGA
- a CDS encoding TRAP transporter large permease subunit: MAKKIVSWAVLLFLFVPLVQSFGQLVQARMLELGETIWPRYAEIRISCIASEINSLEKVEVSASDSALLEELDLGSGSSTSSPKKENVPATAVLTPLELTFGQKLYCGTERKLSTITIFAIDYIPMTMVILLLVAGIVSTTRRYHIALKNPENRKEELASEISQIVANLILVLSASYMLPFSKGVEAQIQILWIGGLLFLTALNVNNIRNSEFKHLSEGQATSRFSEILLAIPLYCWMALICGIYFTLIEHHPAGLAIYLQKLTAHATLYIQIGLYVWTGILLRDTSLGRRFFDLLKPWKLPAELLAVIVVIAAALPTAYSGASGIVVLALGATIFVELRRAGASQERALAATAMSGSLGVVLPPCLLVVIVASLNLDVTTDELFHWGWRVFAVSTTLFLVVSWFLRKGSWKIEPETNALGKTWAVFKPFSLYILIAVVIVFVLVFGLNTHFDEHTAPYMLPIAMLALIFWDHKQSQKEHHPASGARDVIKISRTSYDTGSHLGALLMLMGLSACMGGVFERSNVINLFPTQLGSPLSAMIILTFVLVIIGMLMDPYGAVILVSVTLYPIAKANGIHPLNFWMTALVSFELGYLTPPVALNHLLTKHVVRDYLEKEPNLHHASFFARYERVIVPIIVLFLTLIVTAFGPLLYQSWNS; this comes from the coding sequence ATGGCAAAAAAAATCGTATCTTGGGCAGTACTGCTCTTTCTTTTCGTACCTCTGGTTCAAAGTTTCGGTCAATTGGTCCAAGCTCGAATGCTCGAGCTCGGAGAAACCATCTGGCCGCGTTATGCGGAGATTAGAATCAGTTGTATCGCTTCTGAAATCAATTCCTTGGAAAAAGTCGAAGTAAGCGCTTCCGATTCCGCGCTTTTAGAAGAATTGGATTTGGGCTCCGGAAGCTCCACGAGTTCTCCAAAAAAAGAGAACGTTCCCGCGACGGCGGTGTTGACTCCGTTGGAATTGACTTTCGGACAAAAACTCTATTGTGGAACGGAAAGAAAACTTTCTACGATTACGATTTTTGCAATCGACTACATTCCGATGACGATGGTGATTCTTCTCCTTGTTGCGGGGATCGTATCCACCACGAGGCGTTATCATATCGCTCTGAAAAATCCCGAGAATCGAAAGGAAGAATTAGCTTCGGAGATCAGTCAGATCGTTGCCAATTTGATTTTGGTTCTTTCGGCTTCTTATATGCTTCCGTTTAGCAAGGGTGTGGAGGCCCAGATTCAGATCCTTTGGATCGGAGGATTGCTCTTCCTTACCGCATTGAATGTCAATAATATTCGAAATTCTGAATTTAAACATCTTTCGGAAGGTCAGGCGACGAGTAGGTTTTCCGAAATTCTTCTTGCGATTCCTTTGTATTGCTGGATGGCTCTTATTTGTGGAATTTATTTTACGTTGATCGAACATCATCCTGCGGGTCTTGCTATCTATCTTCAAAAGTTGACGGCTCACGCGACTCTTTATATTCAGATCGGTCTTTACGTCTGGACTGGAATTTTACTCAGAGATACTTCTTTAGGAAGAAGGTTCTTTGATCTTTTGAAACCGTGGAAACTTCCGGCGGAGCTTTTGGCCGTGATCGTAGTGATCGCCGCCGCGCTTCCGACCGCTTATAGCGGGGCTTCCGGAATCGTCGTTTTGGCGTTAGGCGCTACGATCTTTGTGGAACTCAGAAGAGCGGGGGCTTCTCAGGAAAGAGCGTTAGCCGCCACAGCGATGAGCGGAAGTCTGGGAGTTGTGTTGCCTCCTTGTCTTCTTGTGGTCATCGTAGCTTCCTTGAACTTGGACGTTACAACGGACGAGCTTTTTCATTGGGGTTGGAGAGTCTTCGCGGTTTCGACGACTCTCTTTTTAGTGGTGAGTTGGTTTTTGAGAAAGGGTTCTTGGAAAATTGAGCCGGAAACTAACGCTCTTGGAAAAACATGGGCGGTTTTTAAACCGTTTAGCCTTTATATCTTGATCGCCGTGGTAATCGTTTTTGTTCTTGTGTTCGGTTTGAACACTCATTTTGACGAGCACACGGCGCCATACATGCTTCCCATCGCAATGCTCGCATTGATCTTCTGGGATCATAAACAAAGTCAAAAGGAACATCACCCGGCATCGGGAGCAAGAGACGTGATTAAGATTTCAAGAACTTCTTACGATACTGGTTCCCATCTGGGAGCGCTCTTGATGTTGATGGGTCTTTCCGCCTGTATGGGAGGCGTGTTTGAGAGATCGAACGTCATCAATCTTTTTCCGACTCAGTTAGGTTCTCCACTTTCTGCGATGATCATTCTTACTTTTGTTCTTGTGATCATAGGAATGCTCATGGATCCCTACGGCGCGGTGATTTTGGTTTCCGTGACTCTCTATCCGATTGCAAAGGCGAATGGAATTCATCCTCTGAATTTTTGGATGACTGCGCTTGTCTCTTTTGAGTTGGGATATTTGACTCCTCCCGTGGCTCTCAATCATCTTCTTACTAAACACGTAGTCAGGGATTATCTTGAAAAGGAACCGAACCTGCACCACGCGAGCTTCTTTGCCAGATACGAAAGGGTTATCGTTCCGATTATCGTTTTATTTTTGACTTTGATCGTGACTGCGTTTGGTCCGCTCTTATATCAGAGCTGGAATTCTTAA
- the trxA gene encoding thioredoxin — MALAEVNDSNFKTETSGGLVLVDCWAEWCGPCRMVGPVLEELSGELSGVVKIKKLNVDDNQDTAQSLGISSIPTLLLYKDGQLVDKVIGALPKAQIKNFIERHK, encoded by the coding sequence ATGGCATTGGCAGAAGTCAACGATTCAAATTTTAAGACGGAAACATCCGGGGGACTCGTCCTCGTGGATTGTTGGGCAGAGTGGTGTGGCCCTTGTAGAATGGTTGGACCCGTATTGGAAGAACTCTCAGGAGAACTATCCGGTGTGGTGAAGATCAAAAAACTCAACGTAGACGATAATCAAGATACGGCTCAGAGCTTAGGAATCTCTTCTATCCCGACGTTGCTCCTTTACAAAGACGGACAACTCGTGGACAAAGTGATCGGAGCTCTCCCAAAAGCGCAAATTAAGAATTTTATCGAAAGACATAAATAA
- a CDS encoding putative solute-binding protein, whose amino-acid sequence MKRIRIFLIATLALLLTSSVFAADPINKTICVFDPSGTHGDIFKSALRYQAQALNWGIRLEPKAYTDEVVANSDFKAGKCNLALLTSLRVRGYVPQSGSLEAIGALPSYDLLKRTIDVLSNPKARQLNVSGEYETMAMFPGGAVYLLLRDKNLRSIKDLAGKKIATLTYDQAATTMVDVVGSSMVPAEIATFAGIFNNGRADACYSPAVGFKPLELMKGVVPNGGIVKFPIGQLTFQIVGKTADFPADYGNQSRQWAATQFETMLELTRKAEKEVPAKYWLEVPKEEIKGYFEKFREVRIKLRDKGVYHASILKLMKGVRCKADANAQECSDSLE is encoded by the coding sequence ATGAAAAGAATCCGTATCTTTTTAATCGCGACTTTAGCTCTTCTGCTAACGTCATCCGTCTTTGCGGCAGATCCGATCAACAAAACGATCTGCGTCTTTGATCCTTCCGGAACACACGGTGATATTTTTAAGTCCGCTCTTCGTTACCAAGCTCAGGCTCTAAACTGGGGAATTCGTTTGGAACCGAAGGCTTATACCGACGAGGTCGTCGCGAATTCGGACTTCAAAGCGGGGAAGTGTAACCTCGCTCTTCTCACGAGTCTTCGTGTTCGCGGTTACGTTCCTCAGTCGGGTTCGCTCGAAGCGATCGGGGCTCTTCCTTCTTACGATCTTCTAAAAAGAACGATCGACGTTTTGTCCAATCCGAAGGCAAGACAACTGAACGTTTCCGGAGAATACGAAACGATGGCGATGTTTCCCGGTGGCGCAGTTTATCTTCTTTTGAGAGATAAGAATCTTCGTTCGATCAAGGACCTCGCCGGTAAAAAGATCGCGACCCTGACCTATGATCAAGCTGCGACTACGATGGTGGACGTCGTCGGTTCTTCCATGGTTCCCGCGGAGATCGCTACGTTCGCTGGAATTTTTAATAACGGACGCGCGGATGCTTGTTATTCTCCGGCGGTAGGTTTTAAACCTTTGGAGCTCATGAAAGGTGTTGTGCCTAACGGAGGAATCGTAAAGTTCCCGATCGGACAACTTACGTTTCAGATCGTCGGAAAGACGGCGGATTTTCCCGCAGACTACGGGAATCAATCCAGACAGTGGGCGGCGACTCAGTTTGAAACGATGCTTGAGTTGACTAGAAAAGCTGAGAAAGAAGTTCCAGCAAAGTATTGGTTGGAAGTTCCGAAAGAAGAAATCAAAGGTTACTTTGAAAAATTCAGAGAGGTTCGTATTAAACTTAGAGATAAGGGTGTATATCACGCATCGATCTTAAAACTGATGAAAGGTGTTCGTTGTAAGGCTGACGCTAACGCGCAAGAATGTTCTGATTCCTTAGAATAA
- a CDS encoding HipA family kinase, with the protein MNEKQNNPEIVKTIKILNVIKSGSTVPVHLETSKGEMIAKWTRTAQGPINNISDWIGLNLAREFGLDSPKTYILEVGKEAAASVRETEIREMIEKSEGLNLGIEYLERYAQCDSEQLDRIPKEQKELCFLFDVLFLNFDRSLSNTNIIGNGSAYSWVDFASLMEIICLVTKQAEPPMSVWERLRYHPFYQLELHSSSFKKIESSTIRKILYQIPNEWLGIYDLDVEFLKNELFARIVFLVGNSETVFRERIKKIQKIEYKTKEEIKEEQGRKRREFEKKFGKF; encoded by the coding sequence ATGAACGAAAAACAAAACAATCCAGAAATCGTTAAAACAATCAAGATATTGAATGTGATTAAATCCGGTTCCACGGTTCCGGTCCACTTAGAAACTTCAAAGGGGGAGATGATCGCCAAGTGGACCCGGACAGCGCAGGGCCCAATCAATAATATCTCCGATTGGATCGGACTGAATCTGGCCCGAGAGTTTGGTTTGGATTCTCCGAAGACGTATATCCTCGAAGTCGGAAAAGAAGCGGCTGCTTCCGTAAGAGAGACTGAGATTCGTGAGATGATTGAAAAAAGCGAGGGGCTCAACTTAGGGATTGAATACTTGGAACGTTATGCGCAGTGCGATTCCGAACAACTCGACCGAATCCCCAAAGAACAAAAGGAACTCTGTTTTCTTTTCGACGTTTTATTTTTAAACTTCGATCGAAGTCTGAGCAATACGAACATCATCGGAAACGGTTCCGCTTATTCCTGGGTCGACTTTGCTTCCCTCATGGAAATCATTTGTCTCGTCACAAAGCAGGCGGAACCTCCTATGAGCGTCTGGGAAAGACTCCGTTATCATCCGTTTTACCAGTTAGAATTACATTCTTCCTCTTTTAAGAAAATTGAAAGTAGCACGATTCGAAAGATTCTTTATCAAATCCCGAATGAGTGGTTGGGGATCTATGATCTTGATGTAGAATTTCTAAAGAATGAGTTGTTTGCAAGAATCGTTTTTTTGGTAGGAAATTCCGAGACTGTTTTTCGAGAACGGATCAAGAAAATTCAGAAAATTGAATATAAGACCAAAGAAGAAATTAAGGAAGAACAAGGGCGAAAAAGAAGAGAGTTTGAAAAGAAGTTCGGAAAGTTTTAA
- a CDS encoding Sec-independent protein translocase subunit TatA/TatB yields the protein MFAPLAVFGSLGWTEILLILFIALLLFGGKRLPSLAKDLGDGIRSFRKSLTGESDEPSQQISQEQAPKEEVQAKASKSKKSKSA from the coding sequence ATGTTTGCACCACTCGCAGTCTTCGGATCACTCGGATGGACTGAAATCCTTCTCATTCTTTTTATCGCGCTCTTACTCTTCGGAGGAAAGAGACTCCCTTCTCTCGCGAAAGACCTCGGAGACGGAATCAGATCGTTTCGCAAATCCTTAACGGGAGAATCGGACGAGCCTTCTCAGCAGATCAGTCAAGAACAAGCTCCAAAAGAAGAAGTTCAGGCGAAAGCTTCCAAGTCCAAAAAATCTAAATCTGCCTAA
- the tatC gene encoding twin-arginine translocase subunit TatC, giving the protein MAGTKKKLKPTSLPQPERSTESLVRDREKFMTLGDHLEELRMVLIRSLLLVAVIMGISLFFGEEIHRILAQPYKNVLGPQATFYQIKLMAPFMIYLKSSFMISILLGLPFVLFFLWGFVSPALDSKMDRYGKFLILFSTLLFWFGVWLCWTEAFENLLRIFLVNFRPPDIESRLPIDEYYEIFFNIHLIFGLSFQLPIVLILLGSLGIVRASFLISKWREAIIGLAVAAAVLSPGPDLISMLFLFVPLTILFAVSIVLMKVIERE; this is encoded by the coding sequence ATGGCCGGAACTAAAAAAAAGCTCAAACCAACTTCTCTTCCCCAACCGGAACGTTCGACAGAGTCTCTCGTTCGAGATCGAGAAAAGTTTATGACCTTAGGAGACCATCTGGAAGAACTCCGGATGGTTCTCATTCGATCTCTTTTACTCGTAGCGGTGATCATGGGAATCTCTCTTTTTTTCGGAGAAGAAATTCATAGGATCCTAGCCCAACCATACAAGAATGTATTGGGACCGCAGGCGACTTTCTATCAGATCAAACTGATGGCTCCGTTTATGATCTATCTGAAGAGTTCTTTTATGATCTCGATTCTTTTGGGACTTCCGTTTGTTTTGTTTTTTCTCTGGGGATTTGTTTCTCCGGCTCTGGATTCCAAAATGGATCGGTATGGAAAATTTTTGATTCTTTTTAGCACGCTTCTTTTTTGGTTTGGGGTTTGGCTTTGTTGGACGGAAGCGTTTGAAAATCTATTAAGAATCTTTCTCGTCAACTTTCGTCCTCCCGATATCGAATCGAGACTTCCGATCGACGAATACTACGAAATTTTTTTTAACATCCATTTGATTTTCGGTTTATCTTTTCAGCTTCCTATTGTACTCATTCTTCTTGGAAGTTTAGGAATCGTCAGAGCTTCTTTTTTGATTTCCAAATGGAGAGAAGCGATCATCGGACTCGCGGTCGCGGCCGCGGTTCTTTCACCGGGACCGGATTTGATTTCCATGTTGTTCTTATTTGTTCCTTTGACCATTCTGTTTGCCGTTTCGATCGTGCTGATGAAGGTGATAGAGAGAGAATAA
- the rktP gene encoding Arg-Lys translocation region protein phosphatase RktP: MLIRIPSKLKLPVAVFVLSFLFFLVYTVTDDIILKSPLGQNKAISLSIRLAISLSFSTLLASLVFYSVKMIYASMRSLVTLVQDWGSDVYEESPVAERDDEIGELVRAFRLKFFQQKELEANPAQDTVDERTRDIADSIQRAFYRIQLPKIRNLDISLFPRMSGDSNCDYVNVIPTADGCIGVLAGFPSPGVLESAFKARLEGIFSLANEGNGIRGEEWLFKIGKILSKMPIPFLNLSLFYLESKTGELGYVTFQEMTAFTYKNEELVPLEKSKIRYFDYKAVELDLKKITLKMGEYWVLTSDRIYSSIGIPSSEFTKQFQMSLAGKKFSNSRDLVLDCGRIIEKRYGKNVLDTSAILAVTRKQ, from the coding sequence TTGTTAATTAGAATTCCTTCCAAACTCAAACTGCCAGTAGCCGTCTTTGTCCTCAGTTTCTTATTCTTTTTAGTTTATACGGTTACTGACGATATCATTCTCAAATCCCCTTTGGGACAAAACAAGGCGATCTCTTTGTCGATCCGACTCGCGATCTCGCTTTCCTTTTCTACGTTGTTAGCCTCGCTCGTTTTTTATTCCGTAAAGATGATCTACGCTTCGATGCGATCGCTTGTCACCTTGGTCCAAGACTGGGGAAGCGACGTTTATGAAGAAAGCCCGGTCGCGGAGAGAGACGACGAGATCGGAGAATTGGTTCGTGCGTTTCGTTTGAAATTCTTTCAACAAAAAGAATTGGAAGCGAACCCAGCGCAAGACACGGTCGACGAAAGAACAAGAGATATCGCCGACTCGATTCAGAGAGCGTTTTATAGAATTCAACTCCCCAAAATTCGAAACTTAGACATTTCTCTTTTTCCAAGGATGAGCGGAGACTCTAACTGCGATTATGTGAACGTCATTCCTACCGCCGACGGTTGTATCGGAGTTCTCGCGGGATTTCCAAGTCCCGGAGTTTTAGAATCTGCTTTTAAAGCAAGGCTCGAAGGAATTTTTTCCTTAGCCAACGAAGGAAACGGAATCAGAGGAGAAGAATGGCTCTTTAAGATCGGGAAAATTCTTTCCAAGATGCCGATCCCATTCTTAAACCTTTCTCTTTTTTATCTCGAATCCAAAACCGGAGAACTCGGTTACGTTACGTTTCAAGAGATGACCGCGTTTACTTATAAGAATGAAGAGTTGGTTCCTCTTGAAAAATCAAAGATTCGTTATTTTGATTATAAGGCCGTAGAACTGGATCTAAAAAAGATCACCCTCAAAATGGGAGAATACTGGGTTCTGACTTCGGATCGAATCTATTCTTCGATCGGAATCCCTTCTTCCGAATTTACGAAACAGTTTCAGATGTCCCTCGCCGGAAAGAAATTTTCCAACTCGAGAGACTTGGTTTTGGACTGTGGAAGGATCATCGAAAAAAGATACGGGAAGAATGTTTTAGATACTTCTGCAATTTTAGCGGTAACGAGAAAGCAGTAG
- a CDS encoding Ig-like domain-containing protein yields MLIQKNKFIGILIFLSILWVNCSDKNKDSGFDLLALFDLGGTSGGQSPNASVIPAYNNVDNNVATLPANFGQTGPQAHLFINSYENVNRYKDLEIQFSKPMNRALTEASITLQGTTGPLAGPGIGVEFYWASEQRLILNPYRELKPGEKYTLSINPDALTVSNKPLIAYSQEFKTTLNYSLNNSIVQGPMTRALNGTDDISLDTSADVTINSTFQNPVSGENHIDSVFLKKSGSGSSIKICPSAAPGSTCSMNPISLNLSSSSLPPSIGGNTYYYEIQTKFGPSYKKYFSFNFGNLTNPNNLLANISNGVMDEAQMLPFLGKVIQKFTTGAFKVQDINGTPRTFQEFLIGLPDHSKKKFYDNGQWNIGEACIRPGQAGSGGTNKIDDFKNQEFISVLGAKPGAEGRGYCWVPSSTYPTYPTSIVGPKGAEDQGEWAFDKWPKAAAPFSRYNAPLEDSLGAASMTMDVYVTDMRLPSFVKNSSGTQLGNIAADLKVNPGTANTAPGLGLDLSSRYVEVDLFIVSRYEDWYTIFISPGTLMYFKTTARLNWDPNVDPNLNGGNNVLPNIYLTTPSLRMARARNSITVDSTGTVSMAVRSPFAVTNSIFPNFPTNADIDSVTNNFFVLPWSNPTFLPMGIYSGAEDTKDFMYTAPMEYIASNEGGVDNILVPLIGRGTVQNLAGGTVPYVKGIITQYMLKDIVQRIAPNVLNSVVGALRDDGVTIQLPSYLPAPLKNFPLTVKMKLREESVIKHDGTNKGLVSNLDLSFSSNYVDPQGRGLRTQAAKSGMILTRNSATPFPSTYQFTQSNANPGFLLSLHSDTISQAAFHLWQRRGLDINMNKAFIDTINSYSGGNPLFQLTTTLLKASPIITILAPGREKLQGLNGSNALAPAAKPYDDIEMIMEPVLAPSVKFKPMTGPGIPKLRLYFTEMQLKIVAKKPASCTGLTGAELTDCGNDTRPNGYSYTLGAVRISLSADADFKFITFSNPNNDPNLQNLNALQVVLSTSNLDYTVEVLEGQTYNPFGLDPDGIFSVIEPLVTSLVVPLINSILKEVPLPPQINFPKLRHPTNNTACAINAKSNVIQFFTLATENTSDPYMLGGMRFVGAAASDPSSLIICP; encoded by the coding sequence ATGCTAATTCAGAAAAATAAATTCATCGGAATCTTAATCTTTTTGAGTATCCTTTGGGTCAATTGCTCGGACAAAAATAAAGATTCGGGTTTTGATCTTTTGGCGCTTTTCGATTTGGGTGGTACGTCGGGAGGACAAAGCCCAAACGCATCCGTGATCCCCGCATACAACAATGTGGACAATAACGTCGCGACGCTTCCGGCGAACTTCGGACAAACCGGACCACAGGCTCATCTTTTTATCAACTCTTACGAAAACGTAAATCGATACAAGGACTTGGAGATTCAATTTTCAAAACCGATGAACCGAGCTCTTACCGAAGCGAGCATAACGTTGCAAGGAACGACCGGACCTTTGGCGGGCCCTGGAATCGGAGTGGAATTTTACTGGGCAAGCGAACAAAGATTGATCCTCAATCCTTATAGAGAATTGAAACCCGGTGAGAAATATACCCTTTCGATCAATCCGGACGCATTGACCGTTTCGAACAAACCTCTCATTGCTTATTCTCAAGAATTTAAAACGACATTGAATTATTCACTCAACAATTCGATCGTTCAAGGTCCGATGACCCGCGCCCTCAACGGAACCGATGATATCTCCTTGGACACTTCCGCCGACGTTACGATCAATTCAACGTTTCAAAATCCGGTGAGTGGAGAGAATCATATCGATTCCGTATTTCTAAAAAAGAGCGGAAGCGGTTCTTCCATCAAGATTTGTCCGAGCGCGGCGCCGGGTTCGACGTGTTCCATGAATCCGATCAGTCTGAATCTTTCGAGTTCTTCACTTCCTCCTTCGATCGGAGGAAACACATATTATTATGAGATCCAGACCAAGTTTGGGCCGAGTTACAAAAAGTATTTTAGTTTCAATTTCGGAAACTTGACAAATCCGAACAATCTTCTCGCTAACATTTCCAACGGGGTCATGGATGAGGCGCAGATGCTTCCCTTTCTTGGAAAGGTGATTCAAAAATTTACGACGGGCGCGTTTAAGGTGCAGGACATCAATGGAACTCCTCGAACATTTCAAGAATTTTTAATCGGACTTCCGGATCATTCCAAAAAGAAATTTTATGACAACGGTCAATGGAATATCGGAGAAGCTTGTATTCGTCCAGGACAAGCCGGATCCGGCGGAACCAACAAGATCGATGATTTTAAGAATCAAGAATTTATTTCTGTGTTAGGTGCGAAACCCGGCGCGGAAGGAAGAGGATATTGTTGGGTTCCTTCTTCCACTTATCCAACGTATCCGACTTCGATCGTAGGACCTAAGGGCGCTGAAGACCAAGGAGAATGGGCCTTTGATAAATGGCCGAAAGCGGCGGCGCCGTTTAGCAGATACAATGCACCCTTGGAAGATTCTTTAGGGGCCGCGAGTATGACGATGGATGTTTACGTGACGGACATGCGACTTCCATCCTTTGTGAAGAATTCCTCCGGAACTCAATTGGGAAACATCGCCGCGGATCTTAAAGTAAATCCTGGAACTGCAAACACGGCTCCCGGTCTTGGGTTGGATTTGAGTTCACGTTATGTGGAAGTGGATCTTTTTATCGTTTCTCGATATGAGGACTGGTATACGATTTTTATTTCACCGGGCACGCTCATGTATTTTAAGACGACGGCTCGTTTGAACTGGGATCCGAACGTGGACCCAAACTTGAACGGAGGAAACAATGTTCTTCCGAATATTTATCTGACAACTCCTTCTTTAAGAATGGCAAGGGCAAGAAACTCAATCACCGTCGATTCGACCGGGACGGTTTCTATGGCGGTGAGATCTCCATTTGCGGTAACCAATTCTATCTTTCCGAATTTTCCAACCAACGCGGACATCGATTCAGTAACTAATAACTTCTTTGTTTTGCCTTGGTCCAACCCGACCTTTCTTCCTATGGGAATCTATTCCGGCGCGGAGGATACAAAGGATTTTATGTATACGGCTCCTATGGAATACATCGCTTCCAACGAAGGAGGTGTGGACAATATCCTCGTTCCTCTGATCGGAAGGGGAACCGTACAGAACTTGGCCGGAGGAACGGTTCCTTACGTAAAAGGAATCATCACTCAGTATATGTTAAAAGATATCGTTCAAAGGATTGCGCCTAACGTGTTGAATTCGGTTGTGGGAGCTCTGAGGGACGACGGAGTTACGATTCAACTTCCGAGTTATTTGCCGGCGCCTCTGAAGAATTTTCCTCTCACGGTAAAGATGAAGCTGAGAGAGGAAAGTGTGATCAAACACGACGGAACCAACAAGGGACTCGTGAGTAATCTGGATCTTTCGTTTTCCAGCAACTACGTGGATCCGCAGGGAAGGGGACTTAGGACACAAGCGGCGAAATCAGGAATGATTCTTACTCGAAACTCGGCAACTCCCTTTCCTTCGACGTATCAATTTACGCAGAGCAATGCAAACCCGGGGTTTTTACTTTCCCTCCATTCGGATACGATTTCGCAAGCGGCCTTTCATCTCTGGCAAAGAAGGGGCTTGGACATCAATATGAACAAGGCATTTATCGATACGATCAACAGTTATTCCGGAGGCAATCCGCTCTTTCAGTTGACCACGACCTTGCTCAAGGCTTCTCCGATCATAACGATCTTGGCGCCGGGCCGTGAAAAGTTACAAGGTCTGAACGGATCGAATGCCTTGGCTCCTGCGGCAAAACCTTACGACGATATCGAGATGATCATGGAACCCGTTCTAGCTCCGAGCGTAAAATTCAAACCGATGACGGGGCCGGGAATTCCAAAACTGCGTCTGTATTTTACGGAAATGCAGCTCAAGATCGTAGCCAAGAAACCTGCGAGTTGTACGGGACTCACCGGGGCTGAGTTGACCGATTGTGGGAACGATACTCGGCCTAACGGTTATTCTTACACGTTAGGCGCCGTTCGTATCAGTCTTTCCGCGGACGCAGATTTTAAGTTTATCACATTCTCCAATCCGAACAACGATCCTAATTTACAAAACTTGAATGCGCTTCAAGTGGTTCTTTCCACATCGAACTTGGATTACACAGTGGAAGTATTGGAAGGTCAGACATACAATCCTTTCGGATTGGATCCCGACGGAATCTTTAGCGTGATCGAACCGTTGGTAACTTCCCTCGTAGTTCCTCTGATCAACAGTATCTTAAAAGAAGTTCCGCTTCCGCCGCAGATCAATTTTCCGAAACTTCGACATCCGACGAACAACACCGCGTGTGCGATCAACGCGAAAAGTAATGTGATACAATTCTTTACTCTTGCAACGGAGAATACGTCCGATCCGTATATGTTAGGCGGGATGCGATTTGTAGGAGCTGCGGCAAGTGATCCAAGTTCTTTGATCATCTGTCCGTAA